TCCAAGCAACCAGCTTCATGGATGTGATGCTGGGGTTGAGATAGTCATTGGGGACCCTCCCGGAGGTCCTCAAAGTCCTTGCTGTGGACTGAGTGATGCATTGATAAGTCGTTGTCGTCGTCTTAATCCTATACAGTCATTCTAATTCGCCGAGCCTTGGCCAGTACATGGCAAACACAATGAATGGAAGGCTTTGGTTGGAGTACATGGTGATGTAAAGTTTTGCCTCCTTCTCCTTTAGAGCGAGATTGATTTCGCTTAAATCTAGAAAGCGAAAAATGGCTTCTAGCAGTGTTGCTAGTTGACGAGTATCAAAATGAGATCGTCTAGGCAAAAGACGATCTTATCCACACTCGAGTCGGGGAAGAGAGTAAGTGTAAAATCCCAGCATTATACGTCGTTCTTTTGAGACGTGCCAGACTAGCACTCATTGAAGGTGCAAATAAATACAATCAAGACAGGTAATAAGCAATGACTGCACCGGACCAGTTACAAGAACAATGATGGTTCAATGGTCACCCGTTACACCTTAAATGGAATCATTCGTTACACCTTAAATGGAATCATCATTGTCAATTAATGCCACGTTCCTCTCAAGAGAAAAACACTTAAAACAACCTTAATAGACATAAACTGCATCGACCCAAAGCaaactataaaaaagaaatgggaCTCAGGTAAAAGGACAtgaaaaactttggagagaatTGTGTAAAGCGTATTTTGAGAGCTTGTAATCTGACTTTGGCATTGGAGCATTCTTAGTTGGCCTCACGCAGGCAAAATCTTCCCTCGCCTTTTTCCTCTTAACAGCAGGTACTGGAGATCGTCCATTGACATTGACGAGGAGCATATTAACAAGGTCAAATTTcagcttcatcagtttggcgccgtctgtaggGACACGACGAGTTGATCCTTTCTCAAACCATCGTGCTCCTACCGATAAAGCTCCTATCACTTGATGAATTCTACACCGGCACCACCTCCAGATCCTGTGGTGATGGCTTAACAGATCCAAGCTTTAGCATCGAATGTACAAAAGCTAATGAAGCAGAATGAAGAGTTAAAGCGCCGAGCCCACCCAGAGGGTAGCAATCCCCCGCACCATCGACGTAGCCATAGCAGACATGATGAGGAGGCTAGTAGCCCTAAGAATAGTAAGGGAAGATATGCAACCGAGTACACAGGGCAATCCATGTATGACAATGATCTCATGATGAAGAGCTTGAGAAAGGAACTTGACGAAGTGAAGAATGCAATGAAAGGGAAGACGGTGATGAACCTTGATGGCATGCTCAAACAAACAGATTCACCTTTCACAACAGTGTTTTGGAGTGCCCTTTGCCACCAAAGTTTCGCTTGCCTCAACTGGAGTTTTATGATGGCACGAAGGACCCTCTTGACCACATAAGGGGCCTTCAAGACTATCCTAAACCTCCAACAAACCCCAGACGAGGTTATATGCAAGTCTTTCCTTGCCACCCTCAGAGGGGCTGCAAGGGTGTGGTTTAGTAAGCTGCCAGCATCTTCTATAGCAAATTTTCAACAGCTCAGTGATTCGTTTGTTCAccatttcattggaggacaacgTCACAAGAGGCCAACCTCTTACTTGTTAATAGTAAGGCAGCAAGAAGGGGAGAGCTTAAGGGATTATGTAAAACTTTTCAACAAGGTAGTATTGGAAATCGACGAAGCTAACGACCAAGTGATAATGACGACCTTCCAAGTAGGACTTAATAACCCAGATCTCATCTTTTCATTGGGAAAGACACCGCCAACCTCAATGACAGATCTCCTATTCAAAGCCCAGAAGTATATGAATGGAGAGGACGCCCTTATTGCGAAGGGGTTAACAAGAAAATGGAAGAAGGAAGAACTTGGGGACTCTCAGGGAAAGAAGAAGGATCATAAGGATTCATATACAGAAACTAAGACCAGCAAGAGCAGTTTCGACActccgaagaagaagatgaacttCACCCTGTTAGTAATGCCTGCAAACAAAATCCTGATGCAAATTAAGGATGAACCAAAGCTAAAGTGGCCCAAGCCGCTAAGCACGTCCTCTAGGAAACGTGACCCGAAGAAGTATTGCCGTTTTCATAAGGATCACAGCCATTATACTGATGAATGCCGCGATCTGAAAGAACAAATAGAAAAGCTGATTTAACGGGGAAAACTCCAAAAGTTCATCAAAAGGGACCACCACTCCCGAGCAAGGATTGATGACAAACCCCATGATGATGTCAAGGATGATAGACGAGATCATCCAAAACAAGTTGTGGGAGAAATCTGAACGATAATAGGGGGACCTGTGTCAGGAGGGTTATACAAGTCTTTGAAGAAGACTTATTATATTCAAAACAATAGTGTTCATATCAAACACCCGTCTCCGAAGTGTCGACGATCAGAAACTGACAATATCACATTTTCTGAATGAGATGTAGATGGGATTAAGCAACCTCACGATGATCCACTCGTCATTATGCTAGAGATTGAAGGTTTCAAGACTATGAGAGTATTAGTTGATAACGGGAGCTGCTCTGCCGACATAATGTACATGGCGGCCTACCAATAGCTAAGGTTGGATCCAAAGAAGCTCAAACCTTTCAATTCCCCACTAGTCAATTTCAGTGGAGATAAAATCTATCCAATAGGAATTATCTCGTTATCCGTCACAGCTAGAACATATCCAGCCCAAGTAACAAACCAAGTCGATTTCTTGATCGTTGATTGCCCATTGTCCTATACTGTCATCCTAGCACGGCCTACACTAAATCAACTTAAGGTTGTGACCTTGACTTATTGCTCGAAAGTGAAGTTCCCAACCTCAAACGGGATAGGGCAAATATGCGGGGCTCAACTTTTGGCTAGAGTATGTTACCAAGCAGTATTAGCTTCAAAAAAGAACCATGCCTGGGTAGTGGAAGAGGAACCAAGGAAACCTACTCAAGAGTTGGAAGAAGTGTGTCTGGTAGAAGGAGACGCTACTAAAGTAACAAAGGTGGGAGCAAGACTTGACTTAAACCTGAAGGACAAGATTGTGGAGTTCTTGAAGCAGAATTTGGATATTTTTGCCTGGACTCACAAAGACATGCCGGGTATAGACAGCAAAGTGATAGAACACAAACTGAATGTCAATCCTACCAGAAAGCCCGTCTAGCAGAAGCGGCGAGTTTTTGCTTCTGAGAGGAACATAACTATCATGGAAGAGGTGGATAAGCTTTTGACAGCCGGGTTCATTAGGCAAGTGTACTACCCTGAATGGCTAGCCAATGTTGTCATGGTGAAGAAATCCAATGAGAAATGGCgcatgtgtgtagacttcacagatctCAACTGGGCCTGTCCAAAAGACAGCTTTCCGCTTCCCAGGATTGATTAGCTGGTAGATTCAACAGCCGGCCATGAGCTGTTGaccttcatggacgctttcttaggttacaaccagatcCACATGAATAAAGAAGACCAGGAGAAAACAGCCTTTGTTACTAGCTAGGGGTTATACTGCTATAGGGTTATACCATTTGGCCTGAAGAATGTAGGGGCTACTTACCAGAGATTAGTAAATTAGATGTCTAGCAGACAGATCGAACGGAATATGGAGGTCTATGTGGACAACATGCTTGTGAAGAGCAGGAAAGCAAAATTATACTTCGATGACCTCAAAGAAACTTTCGATATGTTGAGGAAGTATCAAATGAGGTTGAACCTGGCGAAGTGTGTATTTGGGGTATCGTCGGGCAAATTTTTAGGCTTCATGGTCTTATAACGAGGCATAGAGGCTAACATGGAGAAAGTCAAGGCTATATTAGATATGACATCCCCAAGGAGTGTGAAGGAAGTGCAGACTGACGGGGTGTATAGTAGCCTTGAACAGGAAATCCAGAGCTATGGATAAATGCCTCCTGTTCTTCAAAACATTAAAGCAGGCTTTCCAATGGACAGACGAGTGTGAAGAAGCCTTCCAAGCACTCAAGGATTACTTATCCAAACCCCCACTACTAAGTCTGTCCGTCGAAGGAGAAGATTGTTTCCTATAGTTAGCTGTCTCCCAGACGGTTGTAAGCTCGGATTGATCCGCGAAGAGCTCCAAATTCAGAAGCCAGGCCTTTCAGGGTGTAGAAGCAAAATACCCAAGGATAGAAAAATTGGCCTTTGCTTTGATTGTCACATCAAGAAAGCTTCGTACCTACTTCCAAGCACACATGATATTAGTCATGATAGACCAGCCTCTACGAAAGGCGATGGGTAGGCCAGACGCAGCAAGGAGAATGGTCCAATGGGTGGTGGAATTAAGCCAATTTGATGTTGATTACAGGCCTAGAACAGCGATCAAAGCCCAGGCGCTGGCAAACTTTGTCGCTGAATTTACTGTAACTGATCAAGATCCTAAAACAGATTACTGGATGATGTACACAGACAACTCATCAGCATCGGGCATAGGCGGAGTAGGAGTGATTCTCTTATCCTAGAGAAGGACTTCATCAGATATGGAGTCCAGCTTCAGTTCCCAGCAATGAATAATGAAGCAGTCTTGATGGGCTTGAGGGTTGCTAGAGCCCTGGGTGTGAGAAACTTGAAATTGAACTTTGATTCAAAACTCGTGATAGGGCAGATGAACAATGAATATGAGGCTAAGGAGGATAGGATGAAGAGGTACTTAGCATTGACCAATCAGTTAATTTCTAACTTTGATGATGTCAAGATTAGTCAGGTACCTCgggaagaaaattttgaagcgGACGAAGTTGCTAGGCTGGCATCGTCAGGCATAAGTGAACGATGACCCGAATTATACATGGAGGTGCAGCACCTATCGAGCATTGAGGGGTTTGATGTGAACTATGTTCAGTCAGGAGTAAGCTAGATGGATCCAATAATCACATACATCAAGAATGGTAACCTCCCTACAGATACCTAAAGTCAAAGTTAGGTCGTCCAGATTTACAGTCTTGAACAACGAGCTTTACAAGAGGTGATGCTCACAACCCTACTTAAAGTGCCTAAATCCAGAGGATGTTGAGTACGCATTAAGGGAGATCCACGAAGGTATATGTGGAAATCATTCTGGACCATGATCACTCGTCGGGCAAGTTGTTCGTGTAGGATATTTCTAGCCAACCATGCAAAAAGATGCAGCTCAGGTCGTTCAGAAGTGCGATAAGTTCCAATGATTTGGAAATGTACAGCATGTCCTAGCGAAGCACCTAACAAACATCACCTCACCATGGCTGTTCTCAACATGGGGAATTGACATAATGGGCCCCCTACCCCTTGGTAGGAAGCAAGTAAAATTCCTAGTCGTCGCTATTGAttatttcacaaaatgggtggaagcagagccTTTGGCAGTTATAATGGAGGTTAAGATACAACACTTCCAGTGGAAAAACCTTGTTTGTTGGTTTGGGATTCCACGAGTCATCATCTTTGACAATGGACGACAATTTGACAACAACAAGTTTAGGGGTTTCTGCAAGGAGCTGGGGATAAGGAACCACTATTCTTCACCTGGTCATACACAAGCCAATTGCCAAACAGAAGTCACAAATTGGACTTTGCTCAAGTTGATCAAAACCCGAcctgagggggcaaaagggacgTGGCCTAACGAGCTCCCAAGAGTGTTGTGGGCTTACAGAACGACAGTGAGGATTCCAACAGGCGAGACGCCCTTCAAGATGGCGTTTAGGACCGAGGTAGTGATTCCTGTGGAAGTCGGAGTGTCAAGCCTTAGAAGGGTATGTTATGACGAGCAAAGTAATGACGAGGGCCTCAAGATAGCTTTGGATTGTTTACCCAAAGTCAGAGATGACTCAGCCAAGAGAATGGCCTTGTATTAGGAGAGGATGACGAAGTACTACAACTAGAGGGTCAAGATAAAGCACTTTAATCTTGGAGATATGGTTCTGCGGAAAGTTTCACAGGCTACCAAAGACCCAAACGAAGGGAAACTAGGCCACGACTGGGAAGGCCTATACAAGGTCCTCCGTTATTCAAGGAGAGGGAGCTACTATTTAGAAGGTGCAAATGGGAAACCTTTGCCTCGTCCATGGAATGCAAAACACGTTAAAAAGTATCATCAATGAGGGAGAGGATTCTCAGCCCTAATAAGTTCCAAGTTTTGGAACATCTCGTTTATTCATTCACAGATAAGCGGGACAccaatttcattgtttttatgCATTCAAACTTTgcttttttagtaatttattttcAGCACCTTTTGTGTTTTCATGAAGTATTACCCTTGTAACCCCCCTTTATAAACAAGGATGAATAAAACAGAAGAAGTGTTAGCAGAAGCTATTTCTTTTCATGATGGACACGCTAAGGACATATTCTACTTTATTCGAAAAGAAAAGCCCAAAAAGCAAAGGTCGTGATAGAAACCATGACGGGTCTAAATCATGACTGAGTGATAAAAACGTTAAGTTTAAATCACAAACAAAGGATAAAGGCTTTGTCAATACAAACGACGAGGCTAAAATCCATTTTTAGTGATAAAAACGTTAAGTTTAAATCACAAACAAGGATAAAAGCTTTGTCAATACAAATGACGAGgctaaaatcaatttttagtgaCAAAACGTTGAGTTTAAATCACAAACAAGGATAAAGGCGTCGTCAATACAAATGACGAGGCTAAAATCCATTTTTAGTGATAAAAACGTTAAGTTCAAATCACAAACAAGGATAAAAGCTTTGTCAATACAAATGACGAAGCTAAAATCCATTTTTAGTGATAAAAACGTTAAGTTTAAATCACAAACAAGGATAAAAGCTTTGTCAATACAAATGATGAGGTTAAAATCCATTTTTAGTGATAAAAACGTTAAGTTTAAATCACAAACAAGGATAAGAGCTTCGCCAATACTAATGGTAAGGTCAAAATCCATTTTTAGTGATAAAAATGCTAAGTTTAAATCACAAACAAGGATAAAGTTTCGTCGATACAAATGACGAGGTCAAAATCCATCCTTGGTGATAAAAACGTTAAGATCACAAACAGGGACAGAGGCTTCGTCAATATAATCGACGAGGTTAAAAGTCCAATTCATATGACAAAAACGTCAAACTTAACCATGAGGATGAAAACCTTGTCATGTGAAGTAGCAGAGACAATAAGGTGTGTAAATGTTTCTCACAAATGACTCcattagcaggagaaacaacaccaaaaaaaaaaagtgttaaattCGCAAAGATAAGCGGCAAGGTCATAATACGAGCAATGCAATAAATTGTTCAAAAGCCTCAAATCAAGGAGGCAAAcattgtttgttaaaaaaaaccctaataacAAAAGGGGAATCTATTGTTCTCaagatattaaaaaagaaaaaagaaaaaaaaagggaaatcaTGAAGAAGGGGCAGTATATTCGTCAACTTCTTTTCCTTCAGATGCCTTGTTCACAACAGTATCTTTTTCCATGGCACAAGACTCAACCTCGTCCAGCTCCTTTGCTTCGTCTTCAAGAATTTTAGTATCAATCTTCTCAAAATCTAAGCCAAAAAAATTCATGGCCAAGCTATGGTTTTTCGTTGTCCACCAGCGTAGAAGCTCAAACCCCTTAAAGTACTGCATGAATTGAAGATCTGAAAATTCCTCTGACTACTTAAACCCTTGGATGATCTTGTCTCTTTCTTCGTCAGACTTCAAGAGAGCCACCTGAATCTCTTCATCCTTCTGAACGACCAGAGCCTTTTCTACACGCAAGGCATTAATAAGctcctttattttttggttcGCCTCATTCTTCTCGTTCATGATGGCAATCAGATCCTTCTTCAGCTAGGAGCATTCAGCCTCAACAGATTTTGTTTTCGACGTGGCCACCACAACCTTCTCCTTCATGCTCGAATAATCAGTTGTGATACACAATGACTCTCTAAGGacctaattaaataaaagaggaaatTATGCACACCCACACGtacaaacaaatccaaatagAGATGTTAGAAGAACAAAATTTCATACCTGCACCGACTCATGAATATGTCAACGATCGAGCTCAGGGGAGGGAATAGATGATAAACCCTTCAGTTCATCATTGGTAATCACATTGTGTGCACGACCCAAAGCAGTAGCAGGGTCGTCCCATATGCTCATCCCAATTTTGCTTTTACCCTTTGCACGAGTAAGTGGAGGGGTAATGGCAATCACTTCCAGAGACAAAGTTAGAGAGGAAGGGGCAACATGACTGGGTGGAAGAGCAGCAGCATCAATTTTCTTGTCaattagctttcttttttttgaatctGAAGTCAAGTTGGCTAAAGGTTCGTTTTTCAAGTCCTTAATGCGGGCATATTTATCCTTGCTGTATCTAGTGGCCatctctgaaaaaaaaaaaagaaaaaaaaaagggtaattcCCAATTAGACAATAGACAGAACTAAGAAAGATGAAGCAAGGGACAGACGaacttacttttttcttctcGGCGGATTTTCTC
The sequence above is drawn from the Castanea sativa cultivar Marrone di Chiusa Pesio chromosome 5, ASM4071231v1 genome and encodes:
- the LOC142635089 gene encoding uncharacterized protein LOC142635089 — translated: MKQNEELKRRAHPEGSNPPHHRRSHSRHDEEASSPKNSKGRYATEYTGQSMYDNDLMMKSLRKELDEVKNAMKGKTVMNLDGMLKQTDSPFTTVGAARVWFSKLPASSIANFQQLSDSFVHHFIGGQRHKRPTSYLLIVRQQEGESLRDYVKLFNKVVLEIDEANDQVIMTTFQVGLNNPDLIFSLGKTPPTSMTDLLFKAQKYMNGEDALIAKGLTRKWKKEELGDSQGKKKDHKDSYTETKTSKSSFDTPKKKMNFTLLVMPANKILMQIKDEPKLKWPKPLSTSSRKRDPKKYCRFHKDHSHYTDECRDLKEQIEKLI